The stretch of DNA TTCAAGAATCCGCCCAAAGGCTGGCTCCCGGCAGGTTTTACTCCTAAAGCGACAGGCGTCTCGGCAGCGCAATCATTTACCTTCGATGAAGCCGTGAAGACTCCTCAGTGGTGGATGCTCTGGACAATGCTCTTCCTGAACATTTCCGCCGGACTCGGACTGATCTCACAGCTCTCCCCCATGGCCCAGGATGTCATCAAGAAAAGCGATCCTTTGCTCACGGGAGCGGCGCTCGCCCTGGCAGGAGGATCGATCCTTGCCTACGCGTCCATCTTTAATGGTCTGGGACGTCTCATATGGGCATGGACATCCGATGCTATTGGAAGAAAGAACGTGTTTATCATCATGTTTATCAGCCAGGCCGTTCTTTACGTGCTGCTGCCTCAGATAGACAATCAGTTGATCTTCACCGTCGCCGCGTGCTATCTTCTGGCCTGTTACGGAGGCGGCTTTGCTACGATGCCGGCATTTGCCGCGGACTCCTTCGGACCCGGCTACATCGGCAAGGTCTATGGGATCATGCTGACCGCGTGGGGTGCTGCGGGTATTGTCGGGCCGCTGGTATTCGCTCAGATTAAGGGAATTGCTGTGTATGTTGCCGCAGCGCTTCTGATTGTCGGTTTCATTATTGCGCTCAGCTACAAGAGACCGGCACCGAAAGCAGAAAAGGCATAACAGCATTATTTTTTGTTATAACCTCTCATGCCTCGTGGGGCGCTACGAGGCATGAAAACATGTCCCCGCAAGTTATAAGCGGGGATCACCCCCACCCATCCCTCCCCCATCGAGGGGGAGGGATGGGTGGGGGGCTATTTTCGTACTAAGATTTGTATGGGAGGAATGGAGAAATGGGAAATACACTAAGTTCAGTAATTAATCTGACCATTGATAAGGAACAAGAGGCATATGATTTTTATATGAACCTCTCCAATCTGGTAGAAGATAAGGAGGCGAAGAGTACCCTGAAGTACATCGCCCAGGAAGAAGCCAAACACAAGGAGTTTCTGACAACCTGCCAGGAAGGCCGTTTTTGTTCCGAAGTATTGAAGCTGGAAACACCAGTTGATTTCAAAATCGTTGAGCATATCGAGAAGCCCGATATTAAAAAGAACATAAAAAGCTCGGAAGTCTACCTCATTGCCGCCAACAGAGAACTCAACGCATATACTTTTTACAAAAGCCTGGCGGATAGCTATCCCGTGGGTGATGTTAAAGAGCTTTTGACCAAAATGGCGAGTGAAGAGTTAAAGCATAAGGAAAAGATGGAATATCTTTACACCAATACGGCTTTTCCGCAAACCGCAGGCGGTTGATCAATTTTCTGACAGTTCACTAGATGGAGAGACTACTTTATACGTCCCCCTTTGCAAAAGGGGATACAAGGTGATTTTCCACGTGATTATCAAATCCCCCTTACCCCCCTTTTCTAAAGGGGGAATATATGGAATCTATTTTCGTAATAATCCCTCATATTGAGATGTATTTATATTATGTCAAATATGACATATTTTTCTTGACATTATGCCATAAATGACATAAATGGGTCGCCAAGCCAGTACCTCGGCAATGATCAATAATAGTTAAAATCATTGAATATTTTGGATCAAGGGAATAAGGATCAGCCTATCCGGGTTCCCTCCTTTTTTTGTCTTTAATTATGTTAAACGTAGCACAAAGAGGTGTCATAATGAGACGTTACATATATTTTCTCCTCGCCCTTTTCCTGTTAGCCTATTCCATTCCTGCTACGGCCGCCGAGTCGCTGAATGTTGCCGTTGCAACGAACTTCATGCAGCCTTTTCAGGAAATCGCAGGTGTTTTCGAGAAAAAAACAAATACCAGGATAAACGCCACGTATATGTCGTCCGGCCATTTTTACGGCCAGATCGTTCAGGGCGCTCCCTATGATCTTTTTCTTTCGGCAGATAAAGAAAGACCAGAAAAACTTTATAAGGAAGGCCTGGCGGAAAAGCCCTTCATATATGGGAGTGGGCAGGTGGTCCTGTGGACAATGCAAAGCGAGCGCTGTCAGGGCAGTTCATGGCAGCGCGCGGTTCAGGCGCCGACCGTAAAGAGAATTGCCATTGCCAATGTTGAGACGGCGCCCTATGGAACTGCGGCCATGGCGGCGTTGAAACAGGCCGGCCTGTGGCTTCCGCTTGAAAAAAAGTTTGTCTTTGCCCAGAACATTGGCCAGGCCTTTCAGTACGCCTTCACAAGGAGTGTGGACGCAGGATTCTGCGCACTTTCTTCGGCGCTCTCCGATCAGGGAAAACGCGGCTGTTACCTGGCGATAGCGGAAGCGCCGCCCATAGTACAATCCGCCTGTGTGCTCAAAAGGAGCAAATATATAGGCACAGCCAAGCAGCTTGCGGAGTTTCTCCTTTCTCCGGAAGCGTTAGCGGTGAAGAGAAAATATGGATATAAGTAACATAGACTTCACCCCCCTGTACCTCTCCGGGAAACTGGCTTTTGTGAGCACATTTTTCCTGATTATCCTTGCGGCGCCCATTGCCTATACCTTCGCCTATCGACGCTTTGCAGGCAAAGCATTTCTGGAGGCATTGATAAACCTGCCGCTCGCCTTGCCGCCGACAGTTCTGGGATTTTACCTTCTGGTCGTCATGGGGCCGAATGGGTGGATGGGGCGGAGCTGGGAGGCCGTAACGGGTTCGTCGCTCGTATTTACCTTTGCGGGGATTGTCATCGCTTCCATCGTGTCCAGTTTTCCTTTCGCCATTCAGCCCATGAAAGCCGCCTTCGAGAAGATCGATCGCAGCATGCTGGAAAGCGCATATGTTCTCGGGCTTTCCCCTCTGTCCACGTTTCTCCGGGTCATTATCCCCAATAGCGTAAGCGGGGTTGCGGCGGCGGCCATTCTCGTCTTTATCCACAGCATCGGCGCCTTCGGCGTGCTCCTTATGGTAGGCGGCAGTATCCCTGGAGAAACGAAAGTGATATCCATTGCCATCTATGAAGCGGTTGAGTCCCTCGCGTACAGGGAGGCCGGGTTGATGTGCCTGGTTTTGATTCCGATCGGTTATTCCTTTCTTCTCCTTCTCAATTTGATTACCCGGAGGAGTAGAGTATGGAACTGAAAATATCGGTCAAAAAACGGCTCCCGTCGTTTGAACTGAATGTCGCCTTCTCCTGTTCATCGGATAAACTTTTAGTGCTCATCGGGCCATCCGGCGCCGGCAAGACGACCATCATCAGGATGCTCGCCGGCCTGGATAAACCGGATGAAGGAACCATTACCTTTGACGGCGAGACCTGGCTCGACACAGAAAGGGGCATTTTCGTACCCCCGCAGAAACGCCAACTGGGATATGTGTTTCAGGATTATCCCCTGTTCCCGCATCTTAATGTTCAAAAAAACGTCGCCTTTGCCGCGCGGAACGAAATCTGCGTGGAAGAGCTGATGAAGCGCTTCGGTATATGGCATCTTAAAAACAGAAAGGTTGCCATGATCTCCGGGGGAGAGCGCCAGCGTTGCGCTATCTGTCAGAACCTGGCCCGCGGGCCCCGTGTCCTCCTCCTGGATGAACCGTTTTCAGCCCTGGACGCAGTCACCCGCAAGAATCTCCGGATGGAGATCAAGCAATTGAAGGGGGAGCTTTGCATCCCTATAATCCATGTCACCCATGATATATCGGAGGCAACCCAGATGGGCGATGAACTTATGCCCATTGTTCAAGGCAGGATCGTTCCCCGGTGGACATTACAGTTTCGCCTCAAGGACCTCTCCTTCAGGCGCCGTGACGGCATCGAAGATATCTGGGGACAGAACGATACGTATAACGATAATCTCGAGGTATCCAGTTTATGAATATTGGTCCATACACAGTAGAAGAGTATAAAAATCTTGTTAAATCTTTCCATGGCTACGTTGCTCCGGGTCTCATGATCGGCGGTTACATGGTCGATCATGCATTGAACCACCTTCCGGAAGGAGACTTTTTCGACGCTGTCTGTGAAACAAGGGCCTGCCTGCCCGACGCCGTACAACTGCTTACACCCTGCACGATAGGCAACGGATGGTTAAAAATCCTTGACCTGGGAAGGTATGCCCTGACCCTCTATGAAAAATATGGAGGAAAGGGCGTGCGGGTGTATCTTGATGTCTGCAAGCTGGATGAGTGGCCGAACATCAAGAACTGGTTCCTGAAGCTGAAGCCAAAGGATCAACAGGATACAAATGCCCTGCTGGAAGAGATCGGTGAAGCGCAGACGACTATTCTGGGAATGGAAGAGGTAGAAGTACGATTTGACCATCAGGACAAAAAACACAAGGATATTATCGCTATCTGCCCTGCCTGCGGCGAGGCATATCGTGCGATGTCCCAGGGCCTATGCAAGGCATGCCGTGGTGAAGTGGTATATTTAAAGACAGATGATCATGGCAAGGTAAAAAAGGGAGGCAAGCCCAAACTCACTTTGGTGCCCATTGAAAAGGCTGTGGGCCGCCGAATTCTGCATGATATGACCCGCATCATCCTGGAAAAGGAAAA from Deltaproteobacteria bacterium encodes:
- a CDS encoding MFS transporter, which codes for FKNPPKGWLPAGFTPKATGVSAAQSFTFDEAVKTPQWWMLWTMLFLNISAGLGLISQLSPMAQDVIKKSDPLLTGAALALAGGSILAYASIFNGLGRLIWAWTSDAIGRKNVFIIMFISQAVLYVLLPQIDNQLIFTVAACYLLACYGGGFATMPAFAADSFGPGYIGKVYGIMLTAWGAAGIVGPLVFAQIKGIAVYVAAALLIVGFIIALSYKRPAPKAEKA
- a CDS encoding ferritin family protein; the encoded protein is MGNTLSSVINLTIDKEQEAYDFYMNLSNLVEDKEAKSTLKYIAQEEAKHKEFLTTCQEGRFCSEVLKLETPVDFKIVEHIEKPDIKKNIKSSEVYLIAANRELNAYTFYKSLADSYPVGDVKELLTKMASEELKHKEKMEYLYTNTAFPQTAGG
- the modA gene encoding molybdate ABC transporter substrate-binding protein, whose protein sequence is MRRYIYFLLALFLLAYSIPATAAESLNVAVATNFMQPFQEIAGVFEKKTNTRINATYMSSGHFYGQIVQGAPYDLFLSADKERPEKLYKEGLAEKPFIYGSGQVVLWTMQSERCQGSSWQRAVQAPTVKRIAIANVETAPYGTAAMAALKQAGLWLPLEKKFVFAQNIGQAFQYAFTRSVDAGFCALSSALSDQGKRGCYLAIAEAPPIVQSACVLKRSKYIGTAKQLAEFLLSPEALAVKRKYGYK
- the modB gene encoding molybdate ABC transporter permease subunit — its product is MDISNIDFTPLYLSGKLAFVSTFFLIILAAPIAYTFAYRRFAGKAFLEALINLPLALPPTVLGFYLLVVMGPNGWMGRSWEAVTGSSLVFTFAGIVIASIVSSFPFAIQPMKAAFEKIDRSMLESAYVLGLSPLSTFLRVIIPNSVSGVAAAAILVFIHSIGAFGVLLMVGGSIPGETKVISIAIYEAVESLAYREAGLMCLVLIPIGYSFLLLLNLITRRSRVWN
- a CDS encoding ATP-binding cassette domain-containing protein; amino-acid sequence: MELKISVKKRLPSFELNVAFSCSSDKLLVLIGPSGAGKTTIIRMLAGLDKPDEGTITFDGETWLDTERGIFVPPQKRQLGYVFQDYPLFPHLNVQKNVAFAARNEICVEELMKRFGIWHLKNRKVAMISGGERQRCAICQNLARGPRVLLLDEPFSALDAVTRKNLRMEIKQLKGELCIPIIHVTHDISEATQMGDELMPIVQGRIVPRWTLQFRLKDLSFRRRDGIEDIWGQNDTYNDNLEVSSL
- a CDS encoding FmdE family protein, which encodes MNIGPYTVEEYKNLVKSFHGYVAPGLMIGGYMVDHALNHLPEGDFFDAVCETRACLPDAVQLLTPCTIGNGWLKILDLGRYALTLYEKYGGKGVRVYLDVCKLDEWPNIKNWFLKLKPKDQQDTNALLEEIGEAQTTILGMEEVEVRFDHQDKKHKDIIAICPACGEAYRAMSQGLCKACRGEVVYLKTDDHGKVKKGGKPKLTLVPIEKAVGRRILHDMTRIILEKEKGAAFHRGQTITAGDVCRLQQMGRLNIYVEDGEKRDSEWAHEDEAALA